The genomic segment AGCGAATCCTGAACGGCGGCACGGCGTACATCACCGATCTGGGGATGAGCGGTCCGTATGACAGCGTGCTGGGCCGGCGGAAGGATCGCGTGATGCGATCGATGATCACGGGGCTGCCGTGTCCGTTCGACGTGGCGACGGGCGATGCGCGAATGTGCGGAATCCTGGTGAACGTCGAATCCGAGACGGGCAAGGCGACGCACATCGAACGCGTCTGCATCCACGGTCCGGAAGGAGGCCATCTCGAACCCGAAGAGGGCAACGAGCGGGATTAAGATCGCGCGAGACCGGACTCACGGACGTTACTCGTGGACTCACGGACGTTACTCGTGGGTGAATTGCGAAGAGCAACCAGCGAAAGGTCCATGATTGGAGATTTGAAGCGGGAGAGCGCAATCGCGAAGACACCCCGGCCGACGCGAGTTGATCTCTTTCTAGAACCGGTTTCAAGACTCCTCTCCCCCTTGGGGGGAGAGGTCGGGTGAGGGGGAAAATGTGGTTCAAACGAAATGATTCACCCTCACCTCAACCCTCTCCCTGAATGGGAGAGGGAGTTTTGAACCAGCTTGTGCATTCTCAATTCTTCATTCTAATTCTTTCGCGCTACCAATCGCCAGCCTGACACCAACTCCTGACCCACGACGCGAAGCAAGGCAAGCCGTGCCATTGCGACGACCACCATCGCCCCCATCGCGCCCGCCAAGCATCCGATGCTGTTCATGCACACATCGCTCACGCCGGGGAAGCGGCCGGGTATGAACACCTGCGTCCACTCGATGGCGACGCTCAACAGCGCGCCCAGCGTCGCGGCGATGGGCAGCGCCAGCCCGCGACGGACGACCAGCGCTGTCGACGCCCACAGCGACGCTCCCACGGGAATGAACAGCAGCAGATTGTTCAGCATGTCGCGCGGGTTCGACAGCCGCCAACTCAAATAACGGTATCCGTCCAGGAATGACGCAGCCGGCAGGCGGCGATGATACGGCATCGGCCAGAGCGTGCAGACCAGCACGCCGACGATGACCAGGGCCGTGAACAGGAATACCCCAGAGCGCAGCGGCCTCCAATCGAAGGATGTTATTGACACCAGTAACTCCCCTCCCGAACGCAAACGCGGCATCCTCGCCGGCGCGATCGCCCTGCGGCAACCCGTGCGCCGCACCCGACATGGTACGTGATTGCGGACCTTGGAAACAAGAGAATCGCGCCGCCTCGGTCGCGGTCGGCGTGACTATCGGATCGGCGCTGCGATCAGTCGTCCGTCGGTTCATGCGGGGGTGTTGCCGGGCGACATCACATCAAGCTGCCATGTGGCCGCGAACCAGCGTTTGAAGTCGCCAACACAGCAGTGCGAGGTAGCTTGCAAGCGACGAATCGATTTCATCGTACGATCCCGATTGCTTGCGCGATCGGCGCTTTGGATGTTCACGTCACCCGCGATTCGATTGCAGTTTGACCGTAGATGTGCGACACCGCTTATCATATCCATTATGTGCGAACTGATTCCCTACGACCGTCGATTCCGCGATGGCGTGATCGCCGTCGTGCGAGCGGTGCACGACGAATACGGCTTCTCGTGGGACGAGGCGGGGTATCACCGGGACCTGTACGAGATTGATCGCGCGTACCTCCGCGCGGGCGGGGCGTTCTGGGTGCTGGTCGATGGGCCGCGGGTCATCGGGTGCGTCGGCGTGACCGTGCACGATGCCTCGAATCCGGCACACGATCCGCAGGGCGACGTGGCTGCGGAGCGGCCGGCGGGGTTTCGCTATTGCGAGTTGCACCGGTTGTACCTCGATTCGGCCTATCGCGGTCGGCGGCTGGGGCGGAGGATGCTCGACGCGGCGATGGATTTCGGCCGGGCGCACGGCTGCACGCGAATGATCGCCTGGAGCGACGTGAAGCTGCCGCACGCGCATCGGATGTACCTCGACGCGGGGTTGGTGCAATGCGGCTCGCGGATCTGCGACGACCCGGACAAAGCGACGGAGTACGGGTTCTGGAAAGAGCCGTTGTGAGCACCAGGCAGTGGTCTGTCGTCAGTGCTTACAAAGCTCTGACAGGTCGGTAGCGCCATGAGCAAGTCACGCCGAAAACCGGGTCGCGAATCGTTCGACCCGCGCCGCGCGCGCGGGGCCGACGCGAGCGAGGCCGTCGGCCTGTTCGGCCAGCCGCTCGATTCGCCGCCGAACGCAGCTCCGAGCGCGAGCGAGCGGGCACCGGAGACTCCCCGAACATGGCCGCCCAAGCCCACAGCCATGCCACCCGTCGAGGCCATGCAGGCAAATTCGCCGGACCTTGGGGGCGCGGTCACCATCGCACCGCTGACCGTTTCGCAGGTGACGCGGCTCATCAAGGGCGCGATCAATTCGGCCTTCGCCGGCACGATCCAGGTCGTCGGCGAGTTGTCGAACGTCTCGCGCGGCGGCGCGGGCGGTCATCTGTATTTCACGCTCAAGGACGCCGCCAGCGAGCTTCGCAGCGTGATGTGGCGGGCGGATGCGGCGCGCATGAAGTTCAAGCTTGAAGACGGCATGGAAGTGATCGCGTCGGGCACGATCGACGTGTACGAGCCGCGCGGGCAGGTTCAATTTTACGTCCGTCGTCTTGAGCCGCGCGGCGTGGGTGCCCTGGAGCTCGCGTTTCGCCAGTTGAAGGATCGCCTCCAACGCGAAGGCCTCTTCGACGCGGCGCGCAAAAAGCCCCTTCCTCGGCTGCCACGGCGAATCGCCGTCGTGACCAGCCCCACCGGCGCAGCGCTGCATGACATCCTGACGACGCTATCACGGCGATTTCCCGGCGTCGAGGTTCTCATCTACGGCGTGCGCGTGCAGGGCGAAGGTGCGGCCGACGAGATCGCCGACGCAATCGCCCGGCTGAATCGCTCGTCGGCGGATTTGGGCGGGATCGACGTGATGATCGTCGGACGCGGCGGCGGATCGCTGGAAGATCTGTGGGCGTTCAACGAGGAAGTCGTCGCCCGCGCGATCTTCGCCAGCCGCATTCCCATCGTCAGCGCCGTCGGGCACGAGGTGGATTTCACCATCGCCGATTTCGTCGCAGACGTGCGCGCGCCGACGCCGACGGCTGCGGCGGAGCTGGTCGTCCCGGTGCGCGCGGAACTGCTGGCGAATGTGAGCGAAACGGCGGCCCGACTGGACCGCGCGGTGGCACGATGCCTCGAACGGTGCCGGGCGCGGCTGGAGCTGGCCGAGCGGTGCGAGTGGTTTCGCGATCCGATCAGCCGCATCCGTCAGCGGGGGCAGCAACTGGACGAGGCGATGGGCCGGCTGCACCTGGCCAAGAATCGCTATCTTGACGCGCGTCGTTCACAAGTGCATCGCATGGAGATGCGGCTGGCGCGCGTGCAGCCCGCGTCGCAGCTCGCCGCGCGGCGCGAGATGCTCGGCGCGACGGCGCACCGGTTGCGCCTGGTGATCGAACGGCTCCATCGAACGCGCGAACGGCGCCTGCGCGACGTGGCGGCGCGCCTGGCGGCGTGCGGATTGCAGCAGGTGGTGGCGCGCGAGCGATCGGTGGCGCGGCAGGTGGAGACGCGGCTGTCCGTCGGGCTGACGCGACTGCTCGAGCGCCGGCGCGATGCGCTAAGCGCGATGGAGAAGCGACTGCTGGCCGCAAGCCACGAGAGCATCCTGCGGCGCGGGTTCTCACTGACACGCCGCGCAACCGACGGCACGTTGATCCGCTCGGCGGGCGAGGTGCGACCGGCGGAGGTGGTGGAAACGCAGACCGCCGAGGGAACCTTCCGCAGCCGTGTCACGGACGACCAGGCGTAGCCGACTTGGCGCACCGGGCACGTTGGGCCAACATGGGAGCGGAGCAACGCATGGCAGAATCGCAAACAACCCCTCCGAGTTTTGAGCAGGCGATGGCCCGATTGGAGAAAATCGTCGAGGCGATCGAGCAGGGGCGTATCGGTCTGGAAGATGCAATCAAGCAATACGAGGAAGGCATGGCGCTGATCCGCCAATGCCGCGACGTGCTCGCCGGGGCCGAGTTGAAGATACAACAACTGCAGGCGCAGGGGGCCGATCGCGCGGGGCCCGCGGCGGGCTAATCGCGACCACTCACGGCGCATCGTTGCGCGAAGCAAACCGCGTTCGACGGGGCGCGTTTTTCGACTACAATGTTCCATCTATGAGATCCGCCGACCCCGGTGCCCAGGCGACCGACGCCGAATCCCGATCGCCTGGTGCGCCCTCGCCATCTGATGCACCGCTCTCGGACCCGGAAGGTACGTCGGACCCGGCGGACATCCGGCGACAACTGGCCGCGACCGCGAAGGACATCGACGACGCCATCGGGCTTTTTTTTGACAAATATATTAATCGCCCGCCCGACGGCGGGCCGGACCAATCGGCCACGCTTGCCAAAGCCATGCGTTACAGCCTCGACGCCGGCGGCAAGCGCCTGCGCCCCGCACTGGTGCTCTG from the Planctomycetia bacterium genome contains:
- the xseA gene encoding exodeoxyribonuclease VII large subunit, with product MSKSRRKPGRESFDPRRARGADASEAVGLFGQPLDSPPNAAPSASERAPETPRTWPPKPTAMPPVEAMQANSPDLGGAVTIAPLTVSQVTRLIKGAINSAFAGTIQVVGELSNVSRGGAGGHLYFTLKDAASELRSVMWRADAARMKFKLEDGMEVIASGTIDVYEPRGQVQFYVRRLEPRGVGALELAFRQLKDRLQREGLFDAARKKPLPRLPRRIAVVTSPTGAALHDILTTLSRRFPGVEVLIYGVRVQGEGAADEIADAIARLNRSSADLGGIDVMIVGRGGGSLEDLWAFNEEVVARAIFASRIPIVSAVGHEVDFTIADFVADVRAPTPTAAAELVVPVRAELLANVSETAARLDRAVARCLERCRARLELAERCEWFRDPISRIRQRGQQLDEAMGRLHLAKNRYLDARRSQVHRMEMRLARVQPASQLAARREMLGATAHRLRLVIERLHRTRERRLRDVAARLAACGLQQVVARERSVARQVETRLSVGLTRLLERRRDALSAMEKRLLAASHESILRRGFSLTRRATDGTLIRSAGEVRPAEVVETQTAEGTFRSRVTDDQA
- a CDS encoding VanZ family protein codes for the protein MSITSFDWRPLRSGVFLFTALVIVGVLVCTLWPMPYHRRLPAASFLDGYRYLSWRLSNPRDMLNNLLLFIPVGASLWASTALVVRRGLALPIAATLGALLSVAIEWTQVFIPGRFPGVSDVCMNSIGCLAGAMGAMVVVAMARLALLRVVGQELVSGWRLVARKN
- the xseB gene encoding exodeoxyribonuclease VII small subunit, which gives rise to MAESQTTPPSFEQAMARLEKIVEAIEQGRIGLEDAIKQYEEGMALIRQCRDVLAGAELKIQQLQAQGADRAGPAAG
- a CDS encoding GNAT family N-acetyltransferase, producing MCELIPYDRRFRDGVIAVVRAVHDEYGFSWDEAGYHRDLYEIDRAYLRAGGAFWVLVDGPRVIGCVGVTVHDASNPAHDPQGDVAAERPAGFRYCELHRLYLDSAYRGRRLGRRMLDAAMDFGRAHGCTRMIAWSDVKLPHAHRMYLDAGLVQCGSRICDDPDKATEYGFWKEPL